A genomic segment from Cyprinus carpio isolate SPL01 chromosome A4, ASM1834038v1, whole genome shotgun sequence encodes:
- the LOC122139457 gene encoding transcription factor ETV6-like isoform X3, with the protein MQPVFWSREDVCQWLRWAEREFALRPISSASFQMNGKALLLLTKEDFRYRSPHSGDVLYELLQHILKQRKPQALSSPFFPVGSFHSLNDAPLQTHKLEETVRRTSRGTDSHSLQPPTIELRHRSRSPHHLPVPLRSAEDLLQASSQLPDSNHHLPEDVYPLSVSPAAANGHCVLPRDPPRPGSPCQEEAAPPRVIQLMPSAIMHPLMSPGRGHTPGDFRHGRGTPQENGREGKGQQHSAVHYASHALNIAAHQLPLQDERHYRNHIIMPVSPPEEQATPMGRIADCRLLWDYVYQLLSDSRYENYIRWEDRDTKVFRIMDPNGLARLWGNHKNRTNMTYEKMSRALRHYYKLNIIRKEPGQRLLFRFMKTPDEIMSGQTDRLEHLESDTDEQIYVKEEC; encoded by the exons ATGCAGCCGGTGTTCTGGAGCCGAGAGGATGTGTGTCAGTGGCTGCGCTGGGCTGAGAGAGAGTTCGCTCTGCGGCCGATATCCAGCGCCAGCTTCCAGATGAACGGGAAAGCCCTGCTGCTGCTCACCAAAGAGGACTTCAGATACCGCTCTCCTCActcag gtgatGTTCTGTACGAGCTCCTGCAGCACATTCTGAAGCAGAGGAAGCCTCAGGCGCTCTCTTCACCGTTCTTTCCCGTCGGCTCCTTCCACTCGCTGAACGACGCGCCGCTGCAGACGCACAAACTCGAAG AAACGGTACGCCGGACGTCGCGTGGCACAGACAGTCATTCCCTGCAGCCGCCCACCATCGAGCTGCGCCATCGCTCGCGGTCGCCCCATCACCTGCCCGTGCCGTTGCGCTCGGCCGAGGACCTCCTGCAGGCGTCCTCACAGCTGCCTGACAGCAACCACCACCTGCCGGAGGACGTGTACCCGCTGTCTGTGTCTCCGGCCGCGGCTAACGGGCACTGCGTGCTTCCCCGAGACCCCCCGCGGCCCGGCAGCCCGTGTCAGGAGGAGGCGGCTCCGCCACGCGTCATCCAGCTCATGCCCAGCGCCATCATGCACCCGCTGATGAGTCCGGGCCGCGGGCACACGCCGGGCGATTTCAGGCACGGCCGCGGCACGCCTCAGGAAAACGGTCGCGAGGGCAAAGGTCAACAGCACAGCGCTGTTCACTACGCCTCACACGCCCTAAACATCGCGGCTCATCAGCTCCCCCTGCAGGACGAGCGCCACTACCGCAACCACATCATCATGCCTGTGTCGCCCCCTGAGGAGCAGGCCACGCCCATGGGCCGCATCGCAG ACTGCAGGCTCCTGTGGGATTACGTCTATCAGCTGCTGTCGGACAGTCGCTACGAAAACTACATCCGCTGGGAGGACCGCGATACCAAAGTCTTCCGCATCATGGACCCCAACGGCCTGGCCCGCCTGTGGGGAAACCATAAG AACAGGACCAACATGACGTATGAGAAGATGTCGCGGGCGCTGAGACACTACTACAAACTCAACATCATCAGGAAGGAGCCGGGACAGAGACTGCTGTTCAG GTTCATGAAGACCCCAGACGAGATCATGAGCGGGCAGACGGATCGTCTGGAGCACCTGGAGTCAGACACAGACGAGCAGATCTACGTGAAGGAGGAGTGCTGA